From the genome of Anopheles funestus chromosome 2RL, idAnoFuneDA-416_04, whole genome shotgun sequence:
TGCCACTCTCAGTGTAGCTGTCAGAGTTGATTGGACAGTTAATCCAAATGCGTGGTCTAAATTGAATTCATGGCGATCCAGTACGAAGTATGTATTGGATTAGTGGGCACCCCTTGTGAGCCAATGGTACACTTTTTGCCATCAAAAGAATGTGCAGCTACACATTACATTTGGCGGGTGGTTTGGTTAGCAAAACTATGTAGTCAagcctgttttttgttttcaaatctcCTCCGAAGGAATTACATATGTGTATCTTTAACTGTAGGTGACTGCATATCAGGCCTCTCAAGGACACCTTGACATGAAGGCTGAGCGGAAAGATATAAAGAAAGGCTTTAAATGTGCGCCTCCTTCTGTGAAACTGTTCCTGATGATTGGTCTGCTGATGAAGCGGCCAACCGATAATATTTCGTGATACAGTAGCGTGTATTGTTGCCAGCTTGCTCTGTCTGTTAAAGTGTCGCAAAAAGTGAAAGTCTTTTCGAACTGTTTGCAAACCGTGTCACGGAGAATTACATTTGTTCGGGCGAAAAGTGATCGTTAAGAGAAAGACGCATTTTTGCAATTTCGTTTCCTCAAGGTGGATCACTTTCATTTAATAAGCCAGTCATAGGGAATTGCAACTTTCAACCACACgaacttgtgtgtgtgtgaacaaTTTAGAACCATTTGTAAGCATTCGGTTCGTTAATGACGATAAGCGTTTTTACTATGGATTCGATCTTCCTTGTGATGAAGGTGATGGATCACAAGGCACTGTTACTCGCCGAATAAACAATGGAATAAACCCGGTAGTAAACAGAAGCTCCAAAGACCTTGCATACCGGCCACCATGCTCTGTTGCACTCGTTCTAGGATTCATGAGCTTCTGTAAGGCTATTTTAagcgtaacaacaacaacaactacaaaGTTAATGCTTCAGTAGAATCGAATTGTTGCCGGCTTACAAATAGGAGATATTGAAGGCATTAGTTAAACAAGCTACAGTTGTCCATGGGGAATAGGAATGATTTTCATGGATCACCGATGGTGTGTTGATTTCAGAAATCTTATCAAGATACAGCGATAACAGTGGGTCGTAAATTTTGCTCACTTGTCAGAACCAACTGATACTAAATTGACGGTTTTATGATCCTCACTGCTGCCCACTCATTTTGTTCAAAAcgcaataaaataagaaaatcacacacaaaatgaacaaatctCTGAGTAAAGAATAATGACCCCAAGACCAATgtcaaattcaattttttaccGATTCCCAAAAGCATAGCATGGGTGGTTGGGTTGGGAGGGTAGTTACAGTAATGACCGCATGTGTCGTACCTATTGATCGTTATGCTTACGTACGAAGAAACTATCCGGCAGTGAAATAACGATGGTTATTGTCTTCGTTGCTGGACGGATTGCTTACGAGCGGTGcttcatgtttttatttttgttttttttttttttgttcgagcGTGCTTACATGTCTTTTAGTTACACCCCGTGTGTTACTATTTTATAGCACTACCGAGGGATACCGTAATTGGATTTGTAGCAGAATAATATCTATTCTATACGCAACCGATGAAACAATCCAACAAACAACTTGAATCCACTAATGCCTTCCACCATACCGGAATGAGAAGTTTCCAGCAAAACTTTTCTTCGTACATTGATGTACTGTACACTTTCGCATTAGGAGCTTTTGTGTTGAACTTTTCCTTTGAACATTCTCACACATTCCGAAGCGGTAGACCAATCTGTCCGCagttataattaaatttagatAAAACCATAAGAAAATCATACCCACCGGACAGctccggataatcggcgtagGTATGTAAGTTTGAACAGTGAACGTATTGGCTGTGGCGTCTAGTTAATCCATGACGTCCGTGGACCATTAATGTGTACTTCACCTGTGACGAAATTAGAAAGTTTGCCACTTTAAATTGTGACCGATACAGCTTTAGGCAGTCTAAGTCTTTTCATTTACTTTTCAATGTCAAACTTCAGCACAGCTTGTTGTGTGCTGAGAATACATTAAGATTGAAGCACGCCTGACAAATGTGATAGATTCAGTGCAGTAACGAGAGCTTTCGTGTTTGCTAAAAACGGATAACTCCCTCCCGGCCAAAAAACGGTACACCATAGCGCACAGCGTGCGTACGTAATCGAAGcgcaaaagcacaaacaacCCGAACACTTCATAACACATGGTGTGCCGGGCGTAATCAAATTTCCCGCCACTGCTGGTTAAGTACATTTGGTTCCATGTTCAACGCATCGCTACACCAAAACATGTTTGCCATTTCATTCATACGAAGCACACCCATGCAAGGCGCATAATTTCTTCCGAACCTTAgtcgagttttgtttttcattttcaaagtaAAGAATACTTCTTAAGGTACCTTCCTCCGCAAGGTGTACCGTACACTTGCTCGTACAGTGGCATGGTTTCATCTgcggtaaaaatgaaaacgtcACGTGGCTATTGAAGGgtaaaatttccatttaattTGTGACCGAAAGAAAACGTAACGCATAACGCGTTTCAATTCCACCTTCCCCACTTCTCAGTCTCGGCGAACCGATTGTGTGCAGGTTGAATGATCGTACCTAATAGAATGAGTTACGCGCTAATGCATTTGTTTCGGTGCGGATTTAATCGAACGTTTATCCGATTCAGCTGTATAGATTGCCAATGGATTTCTCAACGTGATCTCGAAACGGCTCGTGCGGCATACCGATCGACGGTGCCTTCGATTCGGGATCAGACACCATGGGTACCACGTGCTTCCACAACAATGGCTACCGGCAGATCGGTCCTCGCGGCACGCACGTGGTTGCGTGGTTTGTCGCCATTGTCTGCAAAGCGTTCGCTGTCCAACGGTAGTCCAACTTCCTCGTCGCGGTGTCTCCTATTGGCCACgcactgtttgttttgtcgttAGTGGCCAACTTGCTACTTTCAACACCTGCTGCATGGGCGTTTAAGGGGCGATTAAGACCGTGCATTTTTACATTATTGATGAATTTAAACTGAACCCACCAAGTGTGCGTTCCAGCCAATGACGATGGCCttgaaagatttgttttttttttggtgaattaaCGAAATAAGCTCAGCTTGATGCTGGAGCTCGATTCAGTATTGCGCTAGGTCGGTATCTAACTGGCTCAGCTTGTTAAATGtgtaagtttattttatttttgacatGACCACTATAAGACCCCAACAACCTACGTTGAATggttcgtttatttattttatgaggTCTCTGACAAAACTGCGTAACGATCGTAGCTTGTTTAATACGGGTACGGAACTACCGCATGCAAGGAAAGCAATTTAAGAAATTTCtatcaaataaaaatcatctcTTGAATTTATccatttataattattaaagACAGCTTTGATTAGTAATCAATAAGTTACCGCCAggaagaaatagaagaaagaaatttaattaggcgtgttttatttaaaatttgtttgttttttttttgctcggttagaacgggctaaccgtatcaagacttattttaccacgtagcaggatagtcagtccatgctacggggggacggtccggatgggatttgaacccggtatCTGTCGTATGGACGGGCgtcgtttttcacatgcaccaccgggccgccccaatttGCATTTTGTTACTTTAATAATAACGGTTATAATGCAATAGTAGCgttaatgtttaaaacaaaatttcttgCAGGTTGCAATTATTTACTGGTATCAACCATTGGTGGCATCATACAATGTAGCAGAGCATAGACTGGACTATATTAAGTTGGGTGAAGGTCGTGAGTATAACTATCAGTAAGTACACAAAAACGATATCTTATGCAAGGGGGACCTCATAAAAGCTCCTCGCATTATGATATGACCGTTCAACTTATGTTGTGCTTTCATTCTACCTTTCACACAGCTACAATGATGGTGTAGCATCCGGGTATGACAAGCGTAAATTTTACAAACGCCCGCAAGCTTTCAAGCAGCCATACACGCTGAAGAACTTTCCATCGCCAGTCGAGCAGATTGCCACAAATGAATTTCAGACGCATCCGCAGCAAACCTACATCTCGCAGGAAAGCCTGATGCCGGTGTACGAGTCGCACGAGAAAACGGTTCAGTACGTACCGGTGGACTATGGTACCACAAAATCAACTGCCAGCCAAAGGGAATCGCAGCCATACACGTTGACGCAGTCGGGTGGCCCCGTTTCTTATACGGGCAGTTTAGCGGAGCGGGTCATCCAGATGATTCAATTGCATCATCCGCCAAGTGCAAAGAATGTCAGTGTCGTTGGTGCaaccagcagcagtagtagtagtagcggAAGTGGGACAGGCAGCAGCACAGTACACTTCCAAGCTCCAAGTGTACAGTACCACCAACATCCCGGAAGTTACCAGTATTTCAATGCACATCCAGCACCAGCTGAGTACGAGCTGGTACGACCCATAAGTAACTTTCCACCACCAAGGCCTTACATTGCACCGGCATTGACCACTACCAGGGCACCGTATGTAGCTCCATTTCTGCAAAGAACATCCACCACAACTACCACGACTACAACGACCACGCCTGCTCCACCGACCAGGCGACCGTACATAGCACCGGGGGTCACGAACGATCCGCTACTGAACTCAGTGTCCCTCGCCAACCAGCTTAAGTATACCAGCGTCAGTCAGCAAGCGGCAGCTAATCGGCCGGTGACCGCGGGTAGCAATGGCAGTGGCAATCCGTTGAAACCATACGAGCCCGAGTTTGACATAGACATACGAATCGATTTGCGCGATGATTCCGCGTAGTGTTCATAAATCTATTCTAGCATAATTTAAGCTGCCTACTTCCATACACCATTATTTCATATGCCAACGTGACAAATAAAATGCTCAATGCCGAAATCGAACTATCGCCCTTTCTTTGCAGTGAACAGAATTAGGTCAATGATTCGGGAGTTTTCCCTAGTTCAGAAAAGCCGATTTCTCCATGTATCGTATTGAGTGTTATTCTGTGCGTTATTTTCTATGTCGCATTACTCCAAGGACTTCGGTGACTGTTACTAACATAGCGGGATTTGTAAGGGGTTGTGTGCACATAATAATGTTTATACTCGTTGTAATGTATACtaacaatattaaaatttgaaagaaGAATCATTCTTAcagcatgtgttttacaacTGTTTAAAGTAAACATTAACAATCCGGTAACTCAGTTTATGCTCATATTGTATTTTGTAACGTACAAAGGAACTAACCCTGTAACATAGCGTCATAAACCCTGTAACAAAGCGTCAGAGTATCAACGTGATATCATTATTCTTAGTTATTCAGTCCTCAGGGCAAAGCTTGAAGAGtaaaaattctaccaaaaGTAGTATTGTGCCGGTGGCTTTTTTATAAGCCAAAAGTTGAATCTTTGCTCTCCGTCCGAAAGTTACACGCTCGAGGGAAATGTACCGAAAGAAACCAAATTGAAATGAACTCCAACACAACTTGCTTGAGCAACAGAAGGAGCATGTAATCTAATACACAATGGTTATCTATCTTATCCCGCAGACACCATTAAACCTAATCCATTTCTGTACCGTTTATAGCGaagcgaaaaataataaatgtaacaTTGGTTATTCTTACGCAATTGAAGGTAGTTTTTATAACCGGCTTGAGGGAACTGAGATACATCATGTGGGAATCGACCAGATGTTGATGAGCTATGaatttcaatcgattttcaGCCATATATGTGTATATAAACAGTCAAACGCTATTTACGCGCGGAGTCGCAATGAGAAGATAAATTATAATACAGAAAAATACTAGCACCAGAACCATTAATCTTGATCATCTATTGTAAATGTCATtcgaaattaatattttacattccTTGTTGAAATTCGAAACAgcaaataatacaaaacaattcttttttcctctttttgctTTCGCACATTTGctaaatgaaggaaaaaagaaataataaccATCGACGAGTTTATGGTTCCGTGCGTTTGGCAAAAGCATCCATCCTTCCTTTGAGCCCATTGCAAAATCATGCTGAACGAAGGATGTAgaggtgttttttgttgttgttgctaacAATAAAGGCATTTTTTCTTAGGTTCATTTAAATTTCGTATTCAAATTAAACCATTTCATTTGCATTGCCACGGAAAAGACTACTCTGCTACAAAACCTAAAAGCAGTAAGTAGGTAGATGGTTTTCTCGTGCCGAATTCCGGTGTAGGACAACGAAAAGGGATGCACATTCTTTGAAATTTTATCGCAAACAATTTGAAACACAGTTCCGGCATGTAGagtcacgcaaaaaaaaagcgcaaagGAAAAGGCAGATACTTtaagaaaatgaatgaaaaaaaatatttgcatcgAAATTAACCTTTATGCTTAAAATATTGAGAACAGTATGTTATTCTACGGGGATCTTCTTggtagtgtatgtgataaacggcgccgattccacacgataggaccgggtatcaaatcccatccagactgTCCCCgacaaggactgactattctgcTATGTGTccaaaataagtctagtaagaaGTCTACATATAAGTCTAGCAAGAAGATAGTATCTTATTCATAAGTAGTAAGTATGTTATAATGTTTGTCTATAATAATTTATCGTTAACTAGTACCGTCGTTATAGTTTCAATAGAAAAGTTTTAACGATTGAACGTTAAGCTCACAATATGGTCCATTCTGAGAGCCAAGGTTCGTCCAACAATTCAGTTCTGCGGACCAGACGTTCCGAAATCAATAGatgttgttgtgtttcttaaaaaagaattttattgctttaacaATGAAGCAATGCTATaaggaaggaaatggaaaaggcAGGAAAACCTCCCTGAATACTATTTTAGTGTGGTGCTCAGTAGAATAGTAGAAGCAGCAGTATTATTCCCCACCaggggaaattaaattaacaacatTCATTCTCTCCCCAAACACCGTTTAACCATTCATGTTTTTATGAACCACAACAACTATGTCCAGcggtggaaaaatgtttcgCTAGGTATCGTGATGACTGCTGGAGGACATCACGTGCCCGGACGGAAAATATATCGATCAtaacgtaaaattttcactGTGTCTACCATTGTCCCCAAATACCTACACtgttaatacaaacaaaacgtgcTGCTAAACTTAGCCGTCCAGCATAATGTCTGCAAATCGTGACGAAAGTACCAGCGACGGTAGCAGGATTACAAAATCAAATACGTTAATGACACACGCAACACACGGCCGGCAGCACCCAAAGTGACGATGGTTACAGGTTTGGCAGAACTTTTGCCACTGTGTTCGTGCTTCCAGGTTCGCAACGTACGTGCCAGGAATTAGGTATTTTAGCACGACAAAACGGAAGTACGAAGTCTCCAAACCACACGCACACCCGTGTCATTCCGTTAGTGGTCCGGAGTTGTTGGGTTGTGTCCTCGGACGAATAATATTTATCAGTACGTTTCACAATGTTTGTGTCCTTGTGGTGGACAATACCCTACACAATGCAGTGGAATGATGGGGTCGATCTCGTTATGGATACTAAAACCTGTTACGATGTCGGTTCTTTCAATAAGATTATTTAAAATCGATAATGCTACATCACTTTGATCACCAACCAGCCGTACACGCCGTACCGCGCGTTAGTGCGACTTAGGGCTTCTTATCCTAACGGATTGTCTCGTCGCcaaaacgaaatgttttgtgACAGGGTTTCGTCTGTTTACTTTGCATCGGGAAGCCTCGGAATGCGTAACAAGAAGTTCCATGCTTTACAACTTAACACTAAGAAAAGTAAACTAAACATCAAGTCAAACATTGGCCCGGAAGTTGCCTGCCAGTTAGGTGAGTTGAACTCACACACCGCCTCGGAGGGAAGGTTCTGAATAATAAAGCATACGTTTGTTTTCATCCTTCTGCTTATCATCCTTTCAAGACGTCATTAACATTTTCACTTCTAGTAAACCATTTTGCCCGAAGGAAAATACTGAGTACGTTAGCGAAAATGTCCACGACCCGTTTAGTATGGACACGTTTGCATCGCATAGCTTTCGGCCAACCATAATAGTCTTACATTGGATACAGGTATAGAAGGCattgaaacaaaaaggtatgttattgatttttatagTTAAAAATTTAACTCCCTTAAGAAGAGGGTTGTAATAGTAGGGAGGACGCTTGCTGCTAAATTTAGACTAAATTGGAGTAGTATAAGGGGAAACgcttaaataaacaatttaaaaaatgttgctgtacaacacacacaccacttaTTTACAACGGACTAGGTAgtgtagaaagaaaaaccgatAATAGATAAGAAACcgaacaacattttttttgtcttgcccaaaataaaaatctcttGCGacatttaaacataaaattaaaaacacatgaaaaagTTTCCTCTTGGACATCCCGTGAATCCTGAATAGTCCTGTGTAGgactaaatataaaaataaataaatacagaaGCACTTAATTCTTGTCGAATTGTATTGTATTAGCGATAACGACCGGTATTGAACCTTCTTCTCGTTTTCCATTGTaggattgtattttttatgttaatatCGGCTCGAGATTATGTGCTATGCTCCAACAGCAATAAATAGGTTCTGCAATATAAATCATTACTAGTAATCCCAAAGCAGCCCTTCGGGAGACCACCATGTATTATCATTTTTGTGGTGCTAAACTTTGCTTtatctgttttgtattttcgTTTGTTCTTGCTAAGCTCATGCATTAAATCTTGTGTAAAGTTAATTATCATTACGATGTTAAAACTAGAGAACTATTTTTTAGATTTACTTTAAAACGACTTTATGAGAACTAtgttaagaaagaaaaaaaagagtattACTTACATAAGTTGCTTTCATTGGTGCTCCATTTCACTTTCACGCTGATATGGTGCCTTAAATTTCGATGCTGCAATCATTTGTTCATTTAGCTTCAAACAGTCatctttatctttctttcattACTATAAACACTGTTTTATATGTGGCACAACCTTcagaacacaacacacagctGGAAAAATTTAATGACTTAGTTGAAACGCTGAACAGCCAAGGCCGCTATGGTTCTATAGGCCTTGCCAGTATTAAACGCTGGCACATCCTGGAGCACTAATGCCATTGCTAATCCTAGTTATGAAACCACGAGTATCATTAATGACGTTAGTAATGTTGATataagaaacatttttgccTTCCTGAAATGCGGATTCTATTCTGTCGATGGCCACTGAATTCATATCGCACTACTTCACGGTGAGAGAATAACGAACGGTTGGAACGCGGGAAGATTCACGACCTTTCGCAAGGCTCTCGCAAGGATGAAAACTCACAGTAACCAAATACACGAAGCCATACGAATCCGAACACGTTCAAAACACTCGAACTATAAGCAACAGCAGTAGCTGTCGGTTTCGTCGTGCGCAGTAAATGACCACGGTCATGGGTAtccaaaaataacgaaaaaaaaaaaacatcatctaaTCAGAACACCAATCTGCCCTTTCATCCTCCTCATGAAGAATATTTCCACTGGCGGGGCATTGGGGGATACATACTCCtttttttacaccaaaaatTTGACGGTCAATGTAGCAACAGCTAATACGCCCTTTTTGAGCTATAATGAACTTGTGGCAAACACACAATATCGATTACATCCATCCTACGGTGTACGCAGTGACATATGGAGGGACAACAAGCACTATTATGcacaatgaaaattttcttccaccaaAAAGAAAGACCTACATCTAATTAACGTAGATAACGGTTTTGATCACTATCACTGAATTAAACGCACAATTACTCCCGCTTTGAAACACAAGTTATCATCCAACAAGGGGCAATACTTGGGCAACAGTAGCGGAACAATGAACGTGCGACACTGCCAGGATGCTTGCTCTATGCATAATGGCTGCGTACATTCCCGTGGTTCTCTATTTCTGGAATTCGTGAAAACCCGAAGCCAGCTTACAATCTTACCCATTGAGTAAAACAGAGAAAACATGTGCCTCGGAAACGTTTATACTTTTCATACCAATGGAAATAAAAGATCCAACACTCACTTAGAACTCACAGCGCACACGCATCGTTTTTGGAGTGTACAAGTTCCATGGTAGTGTATGCAAAAATAACGGTGCGTTACGATATACGATCGTAACGCTTCCTTGCTGTTTTATGTCGTGGGAAAGATGCTTCTGATTTTAATTCTCAATTTtgttatattaaaattattaatgcTATCGTAATAGGTGTAATGAGTATAACTAACTAATTTCATAAAAACTAAAGATTCTACAATAACATGATTCAAtctagaaagaaaaagaaaagagaaccCAGCGCTTTCTAGGAATGGCTCACATGGGTATGCATATTcatttaaacagttttattcAAACATATTATTAAATCTACTTGCAATTTTATGATGCCTTTAATGGGACCAGATACAACTATCTTTGATTTGTTGCTTTCTACTATAACAAGTGAAGTTTCTGTAGGACTAGGGAATTAAATGTACGATCAGAGTTTGTATTATGCAATTGTAATAAGCATAACATCATATGCTTTGTAATTCCATTATTTCTATACCACAACCATATAAGATCAATTCCTTGTCGTCTTGCAAGAATCCGACACCTTTCAAATCCGCAATGCATGTATTAGTAGTGCGTTCAACGACGAGTTTATCGTAGCTGGAATATTTCGTTACATAAACGCGTTGATCAACACCAACAGTGATCATTCTCTCATTGTCTAGCAGCTTCAACCCAGTAACTTGTGCAGTGTGCAGATACTTTTCACATAATTGTTCTAACACTCGAACATGCGGTTTTCCTTCCGGGTTTGTAATTTCTAAAAGCGATACCGTAACCGATTGATCATCGCCTCCAGTGGCAAACACAAACTTTTCCATATCTAACTGCTTTACATCGGCTGCATTCACTCCGCTGCTATGATGGCGGTGTCGATAGAATGGCTCATTAGCACACGAAGTGTCCCAGAAACACAACAGTCCATCAGTGGCcattgaaacaaatattgacCTTCCATGCACATCAACGTTAATCATCTTTAAAATGCATCGTCCGTAAAATATTTCAGTTTGCACCGATAACGACACCTGTTCGTTAGGGAAGGAAAGCTGATAAATTCTTATAAATCCATCGGAACAACCGAATACAATTCGATCGTTCGACAGAAAGGCTGCACACATAAATTTGGTTTCCGGATCGAACGTAGACTGGCGATTCGTTTTCCATCGGGTACGCTCCGAATCTGTGGCTAGCAGCATGTAATCATACTCTTGCTTTATGCGAAAGCTTTTTAAATCTACACTCGTCACGCATATCTGTGCTCTTCCGCCGGCAGAAATTACGAGCAGACTatcctttcctttccattgTTTAATTACAATCGTCTTTATGCTGGAGATGtgattaaacaaatgtttccgGGGCTCTTCCACTATCTGGCCTTTGTTCAAAACGTTTATCCGTAGGATGTTGTCTTCGCCACCCGAGAACAGCAAATACGAATCGCCTCGTCGTGCAACCTGCAATATATTGCAAGCACGAGTGTGCCAATTGAAACGTGGCAGCGTTAGTTCACTACCAACATTGTTCCGTAACGTAAACTGGACCCTTTTCAATCGCTTGTGTTGGATGAAAATGTACGCAAAGCTTTCTGAGCTTTCGTCGTAATAAAAATCCCAACACCGATGTCCTCCACCACAGTCACATTGAATATATATCTCATTCGTATGATCAACCATTAGAAAGTGCGAAT
Proteins encoded in this window:
- the LOC125763881 gene encoding mucin-5AC-like, which encodes MMANGTPTNISFPGWLLVVVAIIYWYQPLVASYNVAEHRLDYIKLGEGREYNYHYNDGVASGYDKRKFYKRPQAFKQPYTLKNFPSPVEQIATNEFQTHPQQTYISQESLMPVYESHEKTVQYVPVDYGTTKSTASQRESQPYTLTQSGGPVSYTGSLAERVIQMIQLHHPPSAKNVSVVGATSSSSSSSGSGTGSSTVHFQAPSVQYHQHPGSYQYFNAHPAPAEYELVRPISNFPPPRPYIAPALTTTRAPYVAPFLQRTSTTTTTTTTTTPAPPTRRPYIAPGVTNDPLLNSVSLANQLKYTSVSQQAAANRPVTAGSNGSGNPLKPYEPEFDIDIRIDLRDDSA